In Salvia miltiorrhiza cultivar Shanhuang (shh) chromosome 4, IMPLAD_Smil_shh, whole genome shotgun sequence, the DNA window ATGCACATTAGTGACTAAGGGAAATCCTTATCATATTCTAGTGTTTTAACTCTTAAGTGGTTGGAATTTGGAATCGTATGTTAGTTATAGTTTTAACTTCTTTAGCATTTCCACATGTTCACATCACAAGCATTAATGTTGTTCAATTAAATATATCATAGACTAATAAATTTGTCCTTGTTTCATGCGCAAAATTGGTGGAAACATCAAAATAGTTGTTGCAATAAATATAAAATGGTTTTGGATATGAATTTAATAAACTATTTGTgctaatatttcaaaaatactTTTAAAATGAACTTGTTAAAAGAAGAGCTCTCAAAGTTATTGGACATGTCCGAGTCTACGATCTAGATAAATAGTTTGGTCTTGCTCCGGTACTTTTGACGTCTCAACTTGGGCCGCCTACAAGCTAAGCCGAATTAATAttggtaattttattttaaaattgcaacttttttttttcaaaattaaaaaattgaataataagTTAttgaagtaaataaaataagtacATGAGTAAATAAGAGTATAGTATAAAATCATGTGCtaatgttttaataaaatttaaagtgCTATCCTAATATACAACTTAGTACTATATGCCAAAAGAAAAATACTATTTGCTGcaccaattaaattaaaaaatatataataactaAAATAGTTTGAACGCTATtgacaaaaaaggaaagaaaatgaataatttgaatattaatTCAACCAAGATCGTAACTATGCACCGAGAAACACGCAATAATATCCCAACCACAAAGTGGGCCCACAAAACTCTGATTTGGAATTTGAAATTTCTCCTCCCTAACTCAAAGAGACGTTACAAGATTTTAACCTTTTCTGTGGCAATATCATTATTTTCTGTTTCCAAAATACTACTATAcgtataattttaaaaagtcaatatatatatatacacatactaCTATTCTATtttgtcatttaatttctattCAAATCTAAATTCCACTGTCTCCTCATTAATTGCTCAAACCATTCCACCACTCAACACTCTCCAAAGACAGCTCTAACTCATTCCTCTCTCACTGACCAAGAACATccgttttctctctctaaaagcTCTCAACTTCAGTCTCTATCTGAAGCTCTGCACACGCATTTGATGCTTACGCTGTTATGCATTAAGGGGGAGCTCAAAAAGTCCTGATTTTTCGAAGTGGGCTGTGTGAGTTTACTTGATTTCACATTGCTTTTTCTGAATTTATGCTGAAAAGgtctgatttttatttattttttatttttatctggGTGCTTGTGATCTTTAGCATAACACTTGGTTGAATTGTGTTTTGTGTTTTCTAATTGCATTGGAGCTCCATTTTTAGCTAATTAATAGCATCTGTTTTCTGTGTTTTTTGCTGAATTGGTGTGTGATCtgaaatgaatttgaaatactGCACCACTTTAGAATTTTTTGGCTGGTTCTTGCATTTTATTTGAGACCAAATTCAGTTGAAAAGCACAAttcttttttacttttcattttgCTGATCAATGATTCAATGCTACTGTAGGTACTTGCCGATTTCTCTAAGAGCTAATGATTAGGTGTTAAGGTTGTAATTCAGCTTGGGATTTAGATATTAGGTCATTTCTATTAACAAATTATTCTCTTTAAAGGGTGTTCTTTTTGACTGGTATGATGATCATGTGGATCCAACTCTGTCTGGTGGAATTATCTTGCTTTTAGTAAAGATTTAGAAAATGCATAAATATAAACTTTGAGTTCAACACTCATGATTGCATAGCACCATTGCATTAGGCACAGAATTTTTCAAGGAAGAAGTTGGATCTTGCTAGATATACAATAGAGTTCGTAATTCGAAGAGGGCGTTGGTTCGTCAGCAAAACGAATTATTTTTCATCACTGATCATACAACATATAATGAGATAATTATGAACACTTGAAATTATAATTCTGAACAAAGATTACTTTGTTTTGTACATCAAAGAAGCAGCTTTTGGTAACTCTGTTTTAGGTTATTGCAATCCTCTTGTACATCTAAGGCATGTTTACAAACTACAGCTGTTTTGAATGTCGGTAGCATGATAATGGTTGTCCTATTCTGCAATCATCATTTGCTTACCATACTTTTATATTGCTTACTATGATTTGATATTTCAATGCATTTGTTACTGTCCAtatattgtaaaaataatatatCGTGTATGATTAAACTAGAATCATGACATTCCAGAATGTGGTGATGTgagttttgtttgtttgtttctcCAAGATTTATCTCTTGTTTAAACATGAATATTGCTCACTCTTGTTGTTGCTAACTTGGTTTGAAAACTATTTTTGATGTGATTTGACTTGCCAGTATGGGGATTGAGAAACAAGGCTCCAAAGGTGGGAATTATGTTGGTGGTTTCCTGCAGATGTTTGATTGGAATGCTAAATCTCGAAAGAAGTTGTTTCCGAGCAAGTCAGAAGTACCTGGTATGATAGATGTTTCAAGTTTCAAGTTTGCTAAAATCGACAGCTTCCTTTTCCTCTGTCGTGTTACGTATGTGTGGAATTCGTTCGTTCTTGACATGAAATGATCTAAATGCCGTGGTCTGATTGATGCAGAGGAATCCAAACAGAAGAAAACATGTGATGGAAATTTACCAACGACCCGTCTTGCCATGGTAAGGATGTTCACAAATGATGGATTGATTGTATGTTTTCGATTTAGGAATTTAAAGGTTTCTCTTTACCTGCATTTAGCTGGACTTGGACGAAGGCGCTGCTGGATCAAGTGTACGAGGAAGCAATGATCACAGCTGTGCTTCGTCAGTCGTTGATGAGGATTTTTGTGGGACGAAGGCGCCTGGAGTTGTTGCTAGGCTCATGGGGTTGGATTCCTTGCCAAAATCCAGCATGACTGAGCCTTACTCTACTCCACTTTTCAGTTCTTGCTCGCTTCGTGATGCTTATTACCAGACCCAAAACCACGAATACCGTCAGGATCAAGTGATGCACTCCAGCAGTTTGCAGGGATTATATAGCCGGAGTGAAACGGAGCTGAACTATCCGAGGGTGATACACAAGCCAATCGAGAAATTTCAAACTGAAATCTTGCCACCGAAGTCAGCTAAATCGATTCCAATCACCCACCATAAACTTCTATCTCCTATAAAGAGTGCTCATTCCATCCCACCTAGAGATGCTGCTCACATAATGGAAGCAGCAGCGAGGATTATTGAGTCGGGACCTTCTCAGGTGAGTACAAAGACGAAGCTGCCTCCAGTAGGATCCTCTTCAGTCCCTTTAAGAGTCCGGGATTTGAAAGAGAAGGCTGAATCAGCACAAAAGCCATCCAAGATTTTTGAAGGTTCTCGAAGAAAAGGCGAATCCAGTGCTGTCAAGAATCTTAGGGGAAACTCGTTGAACAAGAGCTGGAACAGATCAGTTGATGCAACCCCAATAAGGGTAATGCCTGATTCGGATGACTCGTCTAATGGTGTGAATACTAAAGGAAAGTCTATTTCACTCGCCCTACAAGCAAAGGCCAATGTTCAGAAGAGAGGGGGCTTAACAGTGAATGGCAGTAGGAACATCGTCAGCCAGAAAGACTCGTGTGAGCTCAGTCCCAATCATCCCTTCAAAAGCCAGTCGGCTACACAGAAGAGTACAGCAAAGAAACAATCTGTGCAAAACGGTTCAAGTGTGCTCCAACAGAACAATCAGAAGCAAAACTGCATTGTTGATCGAGGAAAGCTGTCTTCAAAAGGGAGCTCAAAAGGAGGAAAAACACTCGGTGGAGAATCTTCCTCCACTAGGCAACGGCATTCTAGCAAAGTCTCCAGCAACTCTAGAGTTAATGCGAGGAAGTTGAGCTCAGAGGTTAAAGATGACAAACGAGAAGCCTTGTCTTCTTGCAAAGAAAGAGTTACTAGCAAGAAACGGTCTGTAGATGGGAGTTACCACTCGGGGAAAAATCAAGCTGTTCAAGACTTGCAGATGGATAGAAGTGGGAAAGGCATTCAGTCTAGGGATAGTACTACAGATAGGCAGAGTAGTTGGGATCAAGATATTGGAGGGACTGGAACAGATGTCGTTTCTTTTACTTTCACGTCTCCAATGGCACGATTGGGATCTGATTCTGTGAGGCCCGGAGAGGTTGGGGAAACTTGTACTATATTGTCAGCAGGCTTTCAAAGTAAGAGTGTTTCGAGAATTTCTTTCCGTGGACATAATGTTAAGGGCGGTGATGCATTAAACACTCTTTTGGAGCAAAAACTAAAAGAATTGGCTGATAAGGTAGAATTCTCCCAACAAAAATCCGTAATGGATTCTAATGATATGGTGCCTAGTCTCGAGGCCTCAACGAGCTCAAGCATGCCAGAATCATGTAAAGCCAAAGATGGGATGCACACAGTTAATGCTGTAAGCCAATCTGACtctaattcatgttttagattccAACTTTCACTGTACAATTTGTGTAGTGACTTATCAGAAAGCGAAGTTCGTCATAGTTCTCACATATGCTTCAAAAGCTAATCATATAAATCCCAATGTTATCTTAGGTGGGGCTAGAAGAAACCAGCACAAGCGATGGCAACATATCTCGAGCCAGAAAGTTACTTGACCGCCGGCATCCTAGTCCAGTTTCAGTTCTTGAAAAATCTTCTTTTACAGACAGTTGCACTTCGTCGGAGACTGTAGACAGTAATAGCAGTGGAGGTAAGAGTTTAAGGCTACTATTGTTCTTCTGCATCATTACAGCGATAACCTCAGTTTTGATTTCCAATTGCAGGCAGCAAGCAGTTGTCATCAATCCAAACTATGGAAGTGCTTGATTCTTATTCCTTGAAGACGTATCTTGCAGTCGAACCAGATGCTGAGTTAGCAGACTCGGCTTCATCAACTTCGATTGGAACTGTGCCAAAGAGGCGTGTAACTGTTTTCACCTCAGCTGACAACGCGAATCCTAGAAGGTGGGAATTCGAGTATGTGAAGGAGATGCTATCCAATATAGAGCTGATGTTCAATGACTATGCCGTAGGCAGAACTCAAGGCATTGTGAGCCCTCATCTTTTTGATAAGCTCTCGAGCAACGGTGGAGACATTCTTATGATAGACCAAAGACTCCTGTTTGACTGTGTTAGTGAATGCTTAGACGTGAGGTGCAGACACTATGCTGGCGGGGGATGCAGATCGTTGGCTAAGGGTCTATCGTTGGTTAGACGACAGGAGATACTCGCTCAAGAAGTATACAGAGAGATCTCGGGTTGGAATGCAAACATTGGAGACTCCATGATTGATGAACTTGTAGATAAGGACATGAGCAATCAACATGGCAGATGGCTCGACTTTGATGTCGAAGCATTTGAACTCGGGGCACAGATTCAGACCCGCATTCTTAATTCTTTGATAGATGAAGTGGTAACTGATATATTGATACTTTAACAACCCCCTAAACTGAAATCACACCttcaacatgattgtaagttattCTTCTGTGATCccttttgtttttaaattttaattgattaatctTCTTTCCAATTTCAATATCTGCCTCATTGCAATCTTGCTTCTTTATTCAACATGCACATTGTGAAGAGATCATGAATGAAAAGACAGAGACTGAGTTCAAGAAACTGCTTAACACAGACTTGATGAAATTTCATGACCAAATCAAGATGTTGTCCTCTTCGTTCCACAGGCCTTGCTCCCCCCCTGCTACGTTGCGATCCCACTGCAGCACGTCGTCATTGAAATAGGAAACGATGGGCGACAAACACTCATACAGGCTTGCAAGGTCTAAATTTGAGTTCCAACCACCATCGCCACAACAATCCCTTTCCTCACTGGCAGCCGTGTAGGCCATGAACCCGTCTCCATCGCCGCGACATTGGTTCGTCTTCTCGTTTCCTGGGAAGTTGTTGAGGTGCATTAATATGTCAGCGTCAATCTCAGTCGATGGTCCTAACATCTCCTCCACTTCCTGTGCATCATTAGGTGAGAGCATTAATGCATCAGGCGATCCCTTTGTGCTCAA includes these proteins:
- the LOC131021012 gene encoding uncharacterized protein LOC131021012 isoform X1, with translation MLKSMGIEKQGSKGGNYVGGFLQMFDWNAKSRKKLFPSKSEVPEESKQKKTCDGNLPTTRLAMLDLDEGAAGSSVRGSNDHSCASSVVDEDFCGTKAPGVVARLMGLDSLPKSSMTEPYSTPLFSSCSLRDAYYQTQNHEYRQDQVMHSSSLQGLYSRSETELNYPRVIHKPIEKFQTEILPPKSAKSIPITHHKLLSPIKSAHSIPPRDAAHIMEAAARIIESGPSQVSTKTKLPPVGSSSVPLRVRDLKEKAESAQKPSKIFEGSRRKGESSAVKNLRGNSLNKSWNRSVDATPIRVMPDSDDSSNGVNTKGKSISLALQAKANVQKRGGLTVNGSRNIVSQKDSCELSPNHPFKSQSATQKSTAKKQSVQNGSSVLQQNNQKQNCIVDRGKLSSKGSSKGGKTLGGESSSTRQRHSSKVSSNSRVNARKLSSEVKDDKREALSSCKERVTSKKRSVDGSYHSGKNQAVQDLQMDRSGKGIQSRDSTTDRQSSWDQDIGGTGTDVVSFTFTSPMARLGSDSVRPGEVGETCTILSAGFQSKSVSRISFRGHNVKGGDALNTLLEQKLKELADKVEFSQQKSVMDSNDMVPSLEASTSSSMPESCKAKDGMHTVNAVGLEETSTSDGNISRARKLLDRRHPSPVSVLEKSSFTDSCTSSETVDSNSSGGSKQLSSIQTMEVLDSYSLKTYLAVEPDAELADSASSTSIGTVPKRRVTVFTSADNANPRRWEFEYVKEMLSNIELMFNDYAVGRTQGIVSPHLFDKLSSNGGDILMIDQRLLFDCVSECLDVRCRHYAGGGCRSLAKGLSLVRRQEILAQEVYREISGWNANIGDSMIDELVDKDMSNQHGRWLDFDVEAFELGAQIQTRILNSLIDEVVTDILIL
- the LOC131021012 gene encoding uncharacterized protein LOC131021012 isoform X2, which gives rise to MGIEKQGSKGGNYVGGFLQMFDWNAKSRKKLFPSKSEVPEESKQKKTCDGNLPTTRLAMLDLDEGAAGSSVRGSNDHSCASSVVDEDFCGTKAPGVVARLMGLDSLPKSSMTEPYSTPLFSSCSLRDAYYQTQNHEYRQDQVMHSSSLQGLYSRSETELNYPRVIHKPIEKFQTEILPPKSAKSIPITHHKLLSPIKSAHSIPPRDAAHIMEAAARIIESGPSQVSTKTKLPPVGSSSVPLRVRDLKEKAESAQKPSKIFEGSRRKGESSAVKNLRGNSLNKSWNRSVDATPIRVMPDSDDSSNGVNTKGKSISLALQAKANVQKRGGLTVNGSRNIVSQKDSCELSPNHPFKSQSATQKSTAKKQSVQNGSSVLQQNNQKQNCIVDRGKLSSKGSSKGGKTLGGESSSTRQRHSSKVSSNSRVNARKLSSEVKDDKREALSSCKERVTSKKRSVDGSYHSGKNQAVQDLQMDRSGKGIQSRDSTTDRQSSWDQDIGGTGTDVVSFTFTSPMARLGSDSVRPGEVGETCTILSAGFQSKSVSRISFRGHNVKGGDALNTLLEQKLKELADKVEFSQQKSVMDSNDMVPSLEASTSSSMPESCKAKDGMHTVNAVGLEETSTSDGNISRARKLLDRRHPSPVSVLEKSSFTDSCTSSETVDSNSSGGSKQLSSIQTMEVLDSYSLKTYLAVEPDAELADSASSTSIGTVPKRRVTVFTSADNANPRRWEFEYVKEMLSNIELMFNDYAVGRTQGIVSPHLFDKLSSNGGDILMIDQRLLFDCVSECLDVRCRHYAGGGCRSLAKGLSLVRRQEILAQEVYREISGWNANIGDSMIDELVDKDMSNQHGRWLDFDVEAFELGAQIQTRILNSLIDEVVTDILIL